From Molothrus ater isolate BHLD 08-10-18 breed brown headed cowbird chromosome 8, BPBGC_Mater_1.1, whole genome shotgun sequence, a single genomic window includes:
- the LRIT1 gene encoding leucine-rich repeat, immunoglobulin-like domain and transmembrane domain-containing protein 1, which produces MRLAVTLLCCWALAGLPRAGGSCPSQCSCAFHSLGDGTKARTVLCNDPEMTLPPVNIPVDTSKLRIEKTAIRRVPGEAFHLLHNLEYLWMPYNSLGSLSSITFKGLRRLQELRLDGNNLISFPWESLAGMPQLRLLDLHNNELTSIPPDAARYVKNITYLDLSSNKLMTLPQALIATWANLQAVPYFPNDNSKIILGLQDNPWVCDCSLYEMVHFLNFQSPNIAFIEPRLKCFTPRSLAGVFFSQVELRKCQSPVVHTSVAKVKTILGSTVLLRCGTTGVPIPELSWRRADGAQLNGTVHQEISSDGMSWSILGLPVVSYLDSGEYICKAKNFLGATEAFISLIITDSESTDDPNSSAKGTWNGKASGMEAAAYNDKLVARYVITTSTVPTLGAGAGTGDSVLLPDTAQDSNPQNLLVSSTTDQQEPERMVRSVRVIGDTDQSITLAWKAPMAKNTTVFSVLYAVFGERDMRRINVEPGKTKVTLYGLLPKTKYIVCVCVKGLIPRKEQCIIFSTDEVVSAGGTQKLINVVVISVACVIAVPLTLVVCCGALKRRCKKCFVRKPKDAQESYVTFESLSPGAKAKGVEGEYLTRHTPDESNRLLSARSSVDSEAIPKIEGQPNEYFC; this is translated from the exons ATGCGGCTGGCGGtgactctgctgtgctgctgggcgctggcggggctgccccgggccgGCGGCTCCTGCCCCTCGCAGTGCAGCTGCGCCTTCCACAGCCTCGGCGACGGGACCAAGGCCAG GACAGTGCTGTGTAATGATCCAGAGATGACCCTCCCTCCTGTGAACATCCCTGTTGACACAAGCAAGCTTCGGATAGAAAAGACAGCCATCCGCAGGGTGCCAGGAGAGGCTTTCCACCTGCTCCACAACCTGGAGTACCTCTGGATGCCCTATaactccctgggcagcctcagcagcatCACCTTCAAGGGTCTTCGTCgtctgcaggagctgaggctggatGGGAACAACCTAATCTCATTCCCCTGGGAGAGCCTGGCTGGCATGCCCCAGCTGAGGCTCCTGGATTTGCACAACAACGAACTCACCTCAATCCCTCCAGATGCTGCTCGTTATGTCAAGAACATCACATACCTGGATCTGTCCAGCAATAAGCTGATGACTCTTCCTCAGGCTCTCATTGCCACCTGGGCCAACCTCCAGGCTGTTCCCTACTTCCCCAATGATAACTCCAAGATCATCCTAG GCTTGCAAGACAATCCTTGGGTGTGTGACTGCAGTCTGTACGAAATGGTGCATTTCCTAAATTTCCAGTCTCCTAACATAGCCTTCATTGAGCCCAGGCTGAAATGCTTCACCCCCAGGAGCCTTGCAGGAGTCTTCTTCAGCCAGGTGGAGCTGAGGAAGTGCCAGAGCCCCGTGGTGCACACGTCTGTAGCCAAGGTGAAGACCATCCTGGGCAGCACGGTGCTGCTGCGCTGCGGCACCACGGGCGTGCCCATCCCCGAgctcagctggaggagagctgATGGGGCTCAGCTGAATGGCACAG TTCACCAGGAGATTTCCAGTGATGGGATGAGCTGGTCTATCCTGGGCCTGCCTGTAGTCTCTTACCTTGACTCTGGAGAGTACATCTGTAAAGCAAAGAATTTCCTGGGGGCAACAGAAGCCTTCATCTCGCTCATCATCACAGACTCAGAAAGCACGGATGACCCTAACTCTAGTGCCAAAGGCACGTGGAATGGCAAGGCCAGCGGGATGGAGGCAGCTGCCTACAATGACAAACTGGTGGCCAGGTACGTTATCACCACCTCCACAGTGCCCACGCTGGGGGCTGGGGCGGGCACCGGAGACAGCGTCCTCCTCCCGGACACGGCTCAGGACAGCAACCCCCAGAACCTGCTGGTGAGCTCCACCACGGACCAGCAGGAGCCAGAGAGGATGGTGAGGTCTGTCAGGGTCATAGGGGACACCGACCAGAGCATCACCCTGGCCTGGAAGGCGCCTATGGCCAAGAACACCACGGTGTTCAGTGTCCTTTATGCTGTCTTTGGGGAGAGGGACATGCGGCGGATCAACGTGGAGCCAGGGAAGACCAAGGTCACTCTGTACGGGCTGCTGCCAAAGACCAAATACATCGTGTGCGTCTGTGTGAAAGGGCTGATCCCCAGGAAGGAGCAGTGCATCATATTTTCCACAGATGAAGTTGTCAGTGCAGGAGGGACGCAGAAGCTCATCAATGTGGTTGTCATCAGCGTGGCCTGTGTCATTGCTGTTCCTCTGACCCTGGTGGTCTGCTGCGGAGCCCTGAAACGGCGCTGCAAGAAATGCTTTGTGCGCAAGCCCAAGGACGCGCAGGAATCATACGTCACCTTTGAGAGCCTGTCCCCTGGGGCCAAGG
- the RGR gene encoding RPE-retinal G protein-coupled receptor: MVTAHPLPEGFTEIEVFAIGTALLVEALLGFCLNGLTIISFRKIKELRTPSNLLVLSIALADCGICINAFIAAFSSFLRYWPYGSDGCQIHGFHGFLTALASISSSAAVAWDRYHHYCTRSRLQWSTAASMMAFAWLFAAFWSVMPLLGWGEYDYEPLRTCCTLDYSKGDRNYVTFLFALSTFNFMIPGFIMLTAYQSIHQKFRKTGHFKFNTGLPLKTLVICWGPYCLLCSYAAVENVMFIPPKYRMIPALVAKTVPTVDAFVYALGNENYRGGIWQFLTGQKIEKAEVDNKTK, from the exons ATGGTCACTGCACACCCTCTCCCCGAAGGCTTCACTGAAATAGAAGTGTTTGCCattggcactgccctgctggtAGAAG CCCTGCTTGGTTTCTGCCTGAATGGCTTGACAATTATTTCTTTCCGCAAAATCAAAGAGCTGCGGACACCCAGCAATCTGCTGGTTCTCAGCATCGCCCTGGCCGACTGCGGGATTTGCATCAATGCCTTCATCGCTGCCTTCTCCAGCTTCCTCAG ATACTGGCCCTATGGCTCTGATGGCTGTCAAATCCATGGATTCCATGGCTTCCTGACAGCCCTGGCCAGCATTAGTTCCAGCGCTGCTGTGGCCTGGGACCGATACCATCACTACTGTACAA ggagcaggctgcagtggagcacagctgcctccaTGATGGCGTTTGCATGGCTGTTTGCTGCCTTCTGGTCCGTGATGCCCTTACTGGGGTGGGGAGAATACGACTACGAACCCCTCCGAACCTGCTGCACCCTGGACTACAGCAaaggggacag AAACTATGTCACATTCCTTTTTGCTCTGTCCACTTTCAATTTCATGATCCCAGGCTTCATCATGCTGACAGCCTATCAGTCCATACACCAAAAGTTCAGGAAAACTGGGCACTTCAAG TTTAATACTGGTTTGCCACTGAAGACACTGGTCATTTGCTGGGGTCCCTACTGCCTCCTGTGCTCCTatgcagcagtggaaaatgtGATGTTCATCCCACCAAAATACCGCATG ATTCCTGCTCTTGTTGCCAAGACTGTGCCAACGGTGGATGCCTTTGTATATGCCCTGGGAAATGAGAACTACAGAGGAGGAATATGGCAGTTCCTCACAGGACAGAAGATTGAGAAAGCAGAGGTTGATAACAAAACTAAATAA